A single genomic interval of Lentimicrobium saccharophilum harbors:
- a CDS encoding carboxypeptidase regulatory-like domain-containing protein: MRKLITLFFLMLFAAGVSQAQVANMLFTQTSGTYTEITGGTVLATGSFDDVMITNVAIGFTFNANGVDFTTMNVNPNGYIKFDPTSTTTMGYAPISSSTVATMVASILGRDLQSISGLGEIMVETSGVAPDRVTTVQWKNVKRWGTSYADEVLNFQVKLYETTNQIDFVYGPITGTANTSPTHPQVGLRGSANTDYTNRTTTTDWTATTAGTANNVTMTLTSTVFPPAGLTYSFTIPAPVAAIYSSPGNGALGVPVSLTLNWAPGVGGGAPSGYLVYLGTDNPPTNIANGVDVGNVLSYDPDPDLEYATEYFWQVVPYNGTGQATGNAIWSFGTSLGIGTLEGFVTNGFGIPMAGVEIEIDNTINTYTTTSAANGAYQLALIPAGNFTLTASIAGYNTTVMTVFVEPETTTYQNVTMLRPSMAVTPNPYSVAVNPNEMVDGAINIANNGDGVLTWNASVSYTSPGPNTWLTVGQTNGTIPAYTNFNVPMAFNASGLAAGTVKTAEVTFTSSNPNVGTVVVPVTMTVAGTPLNVPFDLTANLTNPVDGVVTLNWSYGGDRGFLYFVVKRDGAQVGVTNNTTFTETLPAYGVYSYTVQAVFDEGNSAPAGPVTIEWANPVLVLNPASLYNEQYPNTSEGVTFRVSNTGEGTLAFSFPEYAARQLVNSPDFTPNVRSMVEPVAVEKGEVDPTDGMGNRNLRGAGGPDEFGYMWIDSDEAGGPAFVWNDISATGTLVTGLSDDNVVGPYNIGFSFPFYENTYSQVNISSNGYLIFGSTSSSLSNQNIPSTSTPNNLIAWCWDDLHGAGPASAVYYQNMGDYWVIQFTNYNEYPSSSAGRITAQVHLHQNGNIMMYYNTIVGGFDISSATVGIENSAGTIATNINYNSAYLHDGLAVWIGVPVPTFITSVVPAQGQVAPGEFVDVVATFTSDDENYPVGTHNVELELNTNDLANEIVMIPATMVVYNPGMIAGTVTSAVDGSPIHGAVVTAGMYSATTTEEGEYSMIVDAGTYDMSFSKTGFTTEFVTGVVVTETNTTVVDAELEEEFYPPTLVHAVVNEADTQVEVTWGLPEPNYEVLYDDGTAENYAAWALPGNMNAVKFTPAGYPATIYGGRIYVGDGSFPNNNTGFLGTTFGAVVIDDDGANGLPGTVLDSIEVTVNNLGWVDFSGLSATITEGSFYLGMVQGATSPNCAPVGIDQTLPTLYRSYSRNVSAGGNWALSPFQDMMIRAFVSGPVATDVARGASSEVRTPVKQRALISQSAPIAQSGVEGEGQYLAIQDSERGVTSYKVWRVSGFDPNAGPEAGTLTLLSGTVANTNYTDIAYGPLPEGWYAYAVATNYTNGGESEKAYSNIVGHKKLVTVTCNVSLTTGGSPAGAVVSLTGLDYPYEVYTATVPEDGTVVFENVWKGNYTLFAAKVGFDDYVITPNITSNRTFDILLLEKKYKPRNLYVDDLTLVATWDEPLAIAAASDFEEGVFPPAGWQALTQSTTGWYATTNGSSSAFAIPPHTTYAVSNDDAENGNGCCDYLITPEMNWTDLPTYRLNFASYYDGSYGQSAYVEISTDAGTTWTVISSMVAAPGAWQDIEIDLAQFSGASGLNSVWLAFHADDNGAWASGWAVDDVQIASGGVPLQGYGVFLDGTLVDNTPEQTYTYTNLNFGQEYLAGVAALYSSGYSELDTYLFRSAYLYPPDSLEGMSPPMTDYAHLTWLPPTSPTGLGDNQDRVAATETQPAADVVAVLTPRTFPQTNVPLASNRNVLYDNGPLVNSPGTGSGGADESILQTGLGMGTYGFGMQQSAGNSVADDFEVTGNWNIQNIEFFGYQTGSSTSSTFTGVFCRVYDGAPNAGGTVIWGDLVTNRMISTEWSNIYRNDNGPGGSTDRPVMRIVAETPGLALSPGTYWVEWQTTGSLSSGPWVPAVTINGETTTGNALQYTGSWAALVDVGPQGLPFIINGTGGGSGGGSIPSNLLGYNLYRDDVLRVYVEHPQTEYFDLNLDPGTYSYHITAVYDLTPYGFAGQTGESMIEGPIEVSVVYGYELPFVENFNTGLFETNQWTTDGENWRIAGQVGNPAPSAEFTYNPPQADYGLSLSSFWINGTGFIDGSIFLDFDMKLDDVNATGEESLQVEVFNGSSWITVATYTAEGDMDWEMKHIDITSQAKNKVFRVRFNAKGLNTLDLFNWMIDNVHIYRECAAPTELTADVNLPYVEQVVLNWVAPSGSGPGPSGWLFWDNGVNNDAIGLTGGGTFNVAVRFTPTQLAQYAGTSLTKIRMFPYSAGGTIALKVWTGANASTLVLTQPIATYVGGEWNEFVLNTPVPVTGATELWFGYAVTHPDGVYVAGCDAGPAVAGFGDMLSLDGSVWESMATAYGLNYNWNLQGYVETLDGVTAALQPISDPTVYGPVSQIERGNLPALPGAALPVEVSGNRELVGYNIYRDGVMIGSTAETTYIDADEALTIGFEYCYNVTAVYEDCESPMSEVACVLLTNVPVVDNQLVSIYPNPSNNLVNIELTNDISHMVVYNYLGEVVYERVITKDKTVVLNVRNYEAGAYLVKFVNTKGESFTRKVVVTH, encoded by the coding sequence ATGAGAAAGCTAATTACGCTGTTTTTCCTGATGCTTTTTGCAGCAGGAGTTTCACAGGCGCAGGTAGCAAACATGCTGTTCACCCAGACCTCGGGTACCTATACCGAGATCACGGGTGGTACTGTATTGGCTACCGGCTCTTTTGACGACGTTATGATTACCAATGTGGCTATTGGCTTTACATTCAATGCAAATGGAGTGGATTTTACCACCATGAATGTAAATCCCAACGGGTACATTAAGTTTGACCCGACAAGCACAACCACTATGGGTTATGCACCGATTTCATCCAGCACCGTTGCTACAATGGTTGCTTCCATCCTTGGACGCGACCTGCAGAGCATCTCCGGCCTCGGTGAGATTATGGTTGAAACCAGTGGAGTGGCCCCCGACAGGGTTACCACGGTTCAGTGGAAAAACGTAAAACGTTGGGGAACCAGTTATGCTGACGAAGTGCTGAACTTCCAGGTAAAACTTTACGAAACCACCAATCAGATTGATTTCGTATACGGTCCCATCACTGGTACTGCTAATACCTCTCCGACTCATCCGCAGGTTGGTCTCAGGGGCTCGGCAAATACCGATTATACCAACCGTACTACTACTACCGACTGGACAGCAACAACGGCTGGTACCGCCAATAACGTTACCATGACCCTGACCAGCACCGTATTCCCTCCGGCTGGGCTTACTTATTCTTTCACCATCCCCGCTCCGGTGGCTGCAATTTACAGCTCACCCGGCAACGGCGCCCTTGGTGTTCCCGTTTCCCTTACCCTTAACTGGGCTCCGGGTGTTGGCGGTGGCGCTCCTTCAGGATACCTTGTATACCTGGGTACCGACAATCCTCCTACCAACATCGCCAATGGCGTTGATGTAGGAAACGTCCTCAGCTACGATCCCGATCCCGATCTGGAATATGCTACCGAATATTTCTGGCAGGTTGTTCCTTATAACGGAACCGGTCAGGCTACCGGTAATGCCATCTGGTCGTTCGGAACCTCACTGGGTATCGGAACGCTTGAAGGTTTTGTTACCAATGGATTTGGTATCCCCATGGCTGGTGTTGAGATTGAAATCGACAATACCATTAATACTTATACCACCACAAGTGCTGCCAACGGAGCTTATCAGTTAGCGCTGATTCCGGCAGGTAACTTTACCCTCACGGCAAGTATCGCTGGCTACAATACCACGGTAATGACTGTTTTTGTTGAACCAGAAACAACCACCTACCAGAACGTAACCATGTTGCGTCCTTCCATGGCCGTTACTCCTAATCCTTACAGTGTTGCTGTAAACCCCAACGAAATGGTTGACGGCGCCATCAACATTGCCAACAACGGCGACGGCGTGCTTACATGGAATGCAAGTGTTTCATACACTTCACCAGGCCCCAACACATGGCTGACCGTTGGACAGACCAATGGAACCATTCCGGCCTATACCAACTTCAATGTTCCCATGGCTTTCAATGCCAGCGGACTTGCAGCAGGTACCGTGAAAACAGCCGAGGTGACCTTTACTTCATCGAATCCCAATGTCGGAACGGTAGTAGTTCCGGTTACCATGACCGTTGCAGGCACCCCGCTGAATGTTCCTTTTGACCTTACAGCTAACCTTACCAACCCTGTTGATGGTGTTGTTACCCTGAACTGGTCATACGGCGGAGACCGCGGTTTCCTCTATTTCGTGGTAAAACGCGACGGAGCACAGGTTGGTGTAACCAACAATACAACCTTCACCGAAACCCTGCCCGCCTACGGCGTATATTCATACACCGTTCAGGCTGTATTTGATGAAGGCAACTCTGCGCCTGCAGGACCGGTTACCATCGAGTGGGCCAATCCTGTGCTGGTGCTGAACCCGGCTTCTCTTTACAATGAGCAGTATCCCAATACCAGCGAAGGCGTTACTTTCCGCGTATCAAATACCGGTGAAGGCACCCTTGCTTTCTCATTCCCCGAGTATGCTGCACGTCAGCTGGTAAATTCTCCTGACTTCACCCCCAACGTACGCTCCATGGTTGAGCCCGTTGCGGTTGAAAAGGGCGAAGTTGATCCTACCGACGGCATGGGCAACCGCAACCTCCGTGGTGCAGGTGGTCCCGATGAATTCGGTTACATGTGGATCGACAGCGACGAAGCCGGCGGACCCGCTTTCGTATGGAATGATATTTCTGCTACCGGAACCCTGGTTACCGGACTGTCAGATGACAATGTTGTAGGACCCTACAACATTGGATTCTCATTCCCGTTCTACGAAAACACTTACTCGCAGGTGAACATCAGCTCAAACGGTTACCTGATTTTCGGAAGCACTTCAAGTTCACTTTCAAATCAGAATATTCCGAGCACAAGCACCCCCAATAACCTGATTGCATGGTGCTGGGATGACCTTCACGGTGCTGGCCCCGCTTCTGCCGTTTACTATCAGAACATGGGCGATTACTGGGTAATCCAGTTTACCAACTACAATGAGTATCCCTCATCATCAGCCGGCAGAATTACCGCTCAGGTACATCTGCATCAGAACGGTAACATCATGATGTATTACAACACCATTGTAGGAGGTTTTGATATTTCCAGTGCAACTGTTGGTATTGAAAACAGTGCAGGAACCATTGCAACCAATATTAATTACAATAGTGCTTATCTGCATGATGGTCTGGCTGTGTGGATTGGTGTGCCCGTTCCTACTTTCATCACATCGGTTGTTCCCGCACAGGGACAGGTTGCCCCCGGCGAATTTGTTGACGTGGTTGCCACCTTTACTTCAGATGATGAAAATTATCCGGTTGGAACACACAATGTTGAGCTTGAGCTTAACACCAATGACCTGGCCAACGAGATCGTGATGATCCCCGCCACCATGGTTGTTTACAACCCGGGTATGATCGCCGGTACCGTTACCAGCGCTGTTGATGGTTCGCCCATCCACGGTGCCGTTGTAACTGCCGGTATGTATTCAGCCACTACCACCGAAGAAGGTGAGTATTCCATGATCGTGGATGCCGGCACCTATGATATGTCATTCTCAAAAACCGGTTTCACCACCGAATTTGTGACAGGCGTTGTAGTTACCGAAACCAATACCACCGTAGTTGATGCAGAACTTGAAGAGGAATTCTATCCTCCTACACTTGTACATGCAGTAGTTAACGAGGCTGACACACAGGTAGAAGTTACCTGGGGTCTCCCCGAGCCCAACTACGAAGTACTGTACGATGACGGTACAGCTGAAAACTATGCTGCATGGGCACTGCCCGGCAACATGAACGCTGTGAAATTCACCCCTGCCGGATATCCCGCAACCATTTACGGTGGCCGTATCTATGTAGGTGATGGCAGCTTCCCCAACAACAACACAGGATTCCTCGGAACCACCTTTGGCGCAGTTGTTATTGATGATGACGGTGCAAACGGACTCCCGGGAACCGTTCTTGATTCTATCGAAGTAACGGTTAACAACCTCGGATGGGTTGATTTCTCAGGTCTCAGCGCAACCATTACCGAAGGTAGTTTCTACCTTGGCATGGTTCAGGGCGCAACTTCGCCCAACTGTGCTCCGGTGGGTATCGACCAGACTCTTCCGACCCTTTACCGCAGCTACTCACGCAACGTGAGCGCCGGTGGTAACTGGGCACTTTCTCCGTTCCAGGATATGATGATCCGTGCTTTCGTCAGCGGACCTGTTGCAACCGATGTAGCCCGCGGCGCTTCAAGCGAAGTCAGGACTCCGGTTAAACAGCGCGCCCTGATTTCACAGTCAGCCCCGATTGCACAATCAGGTGTTGAAGGTGAAGGACAGTACTTGGCTATCCAGGATTCAGAACGTGGCGTTACCAGCTACAAGGTATGGCGCGTGAGCGGTTTCGACCCGAATGCTGGTCCTGAAGCCGGAACCCTTACCCTGCTCAGCGGTACTGTTGCCAACACCAATTATACCGATATCGCTTACGGTCCGCTGCCCGAGGGATGGTATGCCTATGCAGTAGCCACCAATTACACCAATGGCGGAGAATCAGAAAAAGCTTACTCCAACATCGTAGGCCATAAGAAACTGGTTACCGTTACCTGTAATGTAAGCCTTACCACCGGCGGAAGCCCTGCAGGTGCTGTTGTGAGCCTCACCGGTTTGGATTATCCTTACGAAGTGTACACTGCAACTGTACCTGAAGATGGTACCGTGGTATTTGAAAATGTATGGAAAGGCAATTACACCCTCTTCGCAGCCAAGGTTGGTTTCGACGATTATGTAATTACTCCCAACATCACCTCGAACCGTACGTTTGATATTCTCCTCCTCGAGAAGAAATACAAACCGCGCAACCTTTATGTAGACGACCTTACCCTTGTTGCTACCTGGGATGAGCCGCTCGCAATTGCAGCTGCAAGTGACTTCGAGGAAGGTGTATTCCCTCCGGCAGGATGGCAAGCGCTGACCCAGAGCACTACCGGGTGGTATGCAACTACCAACGGAAGTAGTTCTGCATTTGCAATTCCTCCGCACACTACGTATGCCGTAAGCAACGATGATGCTGAAAACGGAAACGGATGCTGCGATTACCTGATCACTCCCGAAATGAACTGGACCGATCTTCCGACTTACCGTCTGAACTTCGCCAGCTACTATGATGGTTCTTATGGACAGAGTGCATATGTTGAGATCAGTACAGATGCCGGTACTACATGGACAGTAATCAGTTCAATGGTTGCTGCTCCCGGTGCATGGCAGGATATTGAGATTGACCTTGCACAGTTCTCAGGTGCCAGTGGCTTGAACAGTGTGTGGCTTGCATTCCATGCCGATGATAATGGCGCATGGGCATCAGGCTGGGCTGTTGATGATGTACAGATTGCTTCGGGCGGTGTTCCCCTCCAGGGATACGGCGTATTCCTCGACGGAACCCTCGTTGACAATACCCCTGAGCAAACCTATACCTATACCAACCTGAACTTCGGTCAGGAATACCTCGCCGGTGTTGCTGCACTCTACAGTTCAGGCTATTCAGAACTGGATACCTACCTCTTCCGTTCGGCTTATCTTTATCCTCCCGACAGCCTCGAAGGCATGAGCCCGCCGATGACCGACTACGCTCACCTTACCTGGCTGCCTCCTACTTCACCAACAGGTTTGGGTGATAACCAGGATCGCGTTGCGGCAACAGAGACTCAGCCTGCTGCTGATGTTGTTGCAGTACTGACCCCGCGTACCTTCCCGCAGACCAATGTGCCGCTTGCTTCCAACAGGAACGTTCTCTATGATAACGGGCCACTGGTTAACAGCCCAGGCACCGGTTCAGGCGGAGCTGATGAAAGCATCCTCCAGACCGGACTTGGTATGGGTACTTACGGATTCGGTATGCAGCAGAGTGCCGGCAACAGCGTTGCCGATGACTTTGAGGTTACCGGAAACTGGAATATCCAGAACATTGAGTTCTTCGGTTATCAGACTGGTTCAAGTACATCAAGTACATTTACCGGGGTATTCTGCCGTGTTTACGATGGCGCTCCCAATGCCGGTGGTACAGTAATCTGGGGCGACCTGGTTACCAACCGCATGATCAGCACCGAGTGGTCGAATATCTACCGCAACGACAACGGCCCCGGCGGATCTACCGATCGTCCGGTAATGCGTATTGTTGCCGAAACTCCCGGACTTGCCCTTTCACCCGGAACCTATTGGGTTGAATGGCAGACCACCGGCTCGCTTTCGAGCGGACCATGGGTGCCTGCAGTAACCATTAATGGTGAGACTACAACCGGAAATGCTCTTCAGTACACCGGTTCATGGGCTGCACTTGTTGACGTAGGACCTCAGGGCTTACCATTCATCATCAACGGCACCGGCGGTGGCTCAGGCGGTGGAAGCATTCCTTCCAACCTGCTTGGATACAACCTGTATCGCGACGATGTACTGAGGGTATATGTTGAACATCCGCAGACGGAATATTTCGATCTGAACCTTGACCCGGGAACATACAGCTACCATATTACCGCTGTTTATGACCTCACCCCTTACGGTTTTGCCGGTCAGACCGGAGAATCCATGATTGAAGGACCCATCGAAGTCAGCGTGGTCTATGGCTATGAGCTGCCGTTTGTTGAAAATTTCAACACCGGTCTGTTCGAAACCAACCAGTGGACAACTGACGGAGAAAACTGGAGAATTGCCGGCCAGGTTGGTAATCCCGCACCCAGTGCTGAGTTTACTTATAATCCTCCTCAGGCTGATTATGGTCTCTCACTCTCGAGCTTCTGGATCAATGGAACAGGTTTCATCGATGGATCAATTTTCCTTGATTTTGACATGAAACTTGACGATGTAAATGCAACCGGTGAAGAAAGCCTGCAGGTTGAAGTGTTCAACGGCAGTTCATGGATTACCGTTGCCACTTACACCGCTGAAGGCGATATGGATTGGGAGATGAAGCATATTGACATCACCAGCCAGGCAAAGAACAAGGTATTCCGTGTCCGTTTCAATGCCAAGGGACTGAATACGCTTGACCTCTTCAACTGGATGATCGACAATGTTCACATCTACCGCGAATGTGCCGCTCCTACCGAGCTGACAGCTGATGTAAACCTGCCTTATGTTGAGCAGGTTGTTCTCAACTGGGTTGCTCCTTCAGGCAGTGGCCCTGGTCCTTCAGGATGGCTCTTCTGGGATAACGGCGTGAACAATGATGCCATCGGTCTTACCGGTGGTGGAACGTTCAATGTTGCCGTAAGGTTTACTCCTACCCAGCTTGCACAATATGCAGGAACCAGCCTGACCAAGATCCGGATGTTCCCCTACTCAGCTGGTGGAACCATCGCACTGAAGGTATGGACCGGAGCCAATGCAAGTACCCTTGTTCTTACCCAGCCGATTGCAACTTATGTTGGCGGCGAGTGGAATGAGTTTGTACTTAATACTCCTGTACCTGTCACCGGTGCTACCGAACTGTGGTTTGGTTATGCAGTAACCCATCCCGACGGTGTTTACGTAGCCGGTTGCGATGCCGGTCCTGCCGTAGCAGGCTTTGGCGACATGCTGTCACTCGACGGTTCGGTTTGGGAATCCATGGCAACTGCCTATGGTCTGAACTACAACTGGAACCTCCAGGGATATGTTGAAACCCTCGATGGCGTAACAGCTGCACTGCAGCCGATCAGCGATCCTACCGTTTACGGTCCGGTATCACAGATCGAGCGCGGTAATCTGCCTGCACTGCCCGGCGCCGCACTTCCTGTTGAAGTAAGCGGAAATCGCGAACTTGTTGGTTACAACATCTACCGCGATGGTGTTATGATCGGTTCAACGGCTGAAACCACTTACATTGACGCTGATGAAGCCCTCACAATCGGATTTGAATACTGCTACAATGTTACTGCAGTGTACGAAGATTGTGAGTCCCCGATGTCAGAGGTTGCCTGTGTATTGCTCACCAATGTTCCGGTTGTTGACAACCAGCTGGTAAGCATTTACCCGAACCCGTCAAATAACCTGGTAAACATCGAGCTTACCAACGACATCAGTCATATGGTTGTTTACAACTATCTCGGCGAAGTTGTTTATGAGCGCGTGATTACCAAGGACAAAACTGTTGTGCTGAATGTACGCAACTACGAAGCAGGCGCTTACCTGGTTAAATTTGTGAATACAAAGGGCGAAAGCTTTACCAGGAAAGTGGTTGTTACCCACTAA
- a CDS encoding ABC-F family ATP-binding cassette domain-containing protein, with amino-acid sequence MLSINNLSVYFTGRYLFDNVTFLITERDRAGLVGKNGAGKTTLLRIINGEQQPEGGTVTKPNDLQIGYLPQEIVTTGAGTIFEEALNAFDAVLKLKAESEQISIEIAERTDYDADSYLHLINRLHENEERFRLLGGHEMEGETEKILLGLGFRPADFNRRLAEFSGGWRMRVELAKLLLRRPGLLLLDEPTNHLDIESIQWLEEYLKSFSGAVIVVSHDRAFLDNVTNRTIEISMGRIYDFKTSYSGYVELRESMREQQQAAYSNQQRQLADIERFIERFRYKATKARQVQSKMKLLDKIERVEVDDMDKSAIHFRFPPAPPSGKVVVEAVSLAKFYGHHRVFSDVDFAIERNDFVAFVGRNGEGKTTLAKILAEGLDHNGECSIGHNVKIGYYAQNQADLLDQERTVFQTIDDVAVGDIRPKVRNILGSFLFSGEDIEKKVKVLSGGEKSRLALAKLLLSPVNLLILDEPTNHLDMISKDILKNALLMFDGTLIVVSHDRDFLQGLTQKVFEFRDGKVKQHIGDIYDFLEKRRIATLDQLGMAAKAAAAGQSEEVSLNKINYEKKRQQEKELRKITGRIEKVEQEIHQLESEIASIDQKLASPENHVEVLADGTIYERYESLKNKLVSAMDDWEALHSELDNFKNAGS; translated from the coding sequence ATGCTTTCAATCAATAACCTTTCAGTTTACTTCACAGGGCGTTACCTGTTCGACAATGTTACCTTCCTGATCACGGAAAGGGACAGGGCCGGTCTGGTCGGGAAGAATGGCGCCGGTAAAACCACACTCCTGCGGATCATCAACGGGGAGCAGCAGCCGGAAGGCGGCACCGTTACAAAACCCAACGATCTTCAGATCGGATATTTGCCTCAGGAGATTGTGACTACCGGGGCAGGAACGATTTTTGAAGAAGCGCTGAACGCTTTTGATGCAGTTTTGAAGCTGAAGGCAGAAAGTGAGCAAATCAGCATTGAAATTGCAGAAAGAACTGATTATGATGCTGATTCATATCTGCACCTGATCAATCGCCTGCACGAAAATGAAGAGCGTTTCCGCTTACTGGGCGGGCATGAAATGGAAGGCGAAACGGAGAAAATCCTGCTGGGACTGGGCTTCAGGCCTGCTGACTTCAACCGCAGGCTTGCTGAATTCAGCGGGGGATGGCGGATGAGGGTGGAGCTGGCCAAACTGCTGCTGCGCCGCCCCGGATTGCTGCTGCTCGATGAGCCTACCAATCATCTCGATATTGAATCTATTCAATGGCTGGAAGAGTACCTTAAATCTTTCAGCGGCGCCGTTATTGTGGTATCGCACGACCGGGCTTTCCTTGATAATGTTACCAACCGGACAATAGAAATTTCGATGGGCAGGATTTATGATTTTAAAACCTCCTATTCCGGTTATGTTGAGTTGCGCGAAAGCATGCGTGAACAGCAGCAGGCGGCTTATTCAAATCAGCAACGCCAGCTTGCGGATATCGAACGCTTTATCGAAAGGTTCCGTTATAAGGCCACCAAGGCCAGGCAGGTGCAGTCAAAAATGAAGTTGCTCGACAAGATAGAAAGGGTGGAAGTGGATGATATGGATAAAAGCGCCATCCATTTTCGTTTTCCTCCGGCCCCGCCTTCGGGCAAAGTGGTTGTGGAGGCGGTATCTCTGGCAAAGTTTTATGGCCATCACAGGGTATTCAGTGATGTGGATTTCGCCATCGAGCGGAATGATTTTGTTGCATTTGTAGGACGCAACGGAGAGGGTAAAACCACCCTCGCCAAAATACTTGCCGAAGGACTGGACCATAACGGGGAATGCAGCATCGGCCATAATGTGAAGATCGGGTACTATGCCCAGAATCAGGCCGATCTGCTTGATCAGGAACGGACAGTTTTTCAGACTATTGACGATGTGGCTGTCGGCGACATCAGGCCAAAGGTCAGGAATATACTTGGCAGCTTCCTGTTTTCCGGCGAAGACATCGAGAAAAAGGTGAAAGTGCTTTCGGGCGGAGAGAAATCAAGGCTTGCACTTGCAAAACTGTTATTATCGCCGGTTAACCTGCTGATCCTCGATGAGCCGACGAATCACCTGGATATGATATCCAAGGACATCCTGAAGAATGCATTGCTGATGTTTGATGGCACGCTCATCGTGGTTTCGCATGATCGTGACTTCTTACAGGGGCTAACGCAAAAAGTATTTGAATTCAGGGATGGGAAAGTGAAACAGCATATCGGCGATATCTATGATTTTCTGGAGAAAAGACGGATTGCCACGCTTGATCAGCTGGGAATGGCGGCAAAGGCTGCTGCTGCCGGACAATCCGAAGAAGTATCGCTGAATAAGATCAATTACGAAAAAAAGCGTCAGCAGGAAAAGGAACTGAGGAAGATTACCGGCCGTATCGAAAAGGTTGAACAGGAAATTCACCAGCTTGAATCGGAGATTGCCTCCATTGATCAGAAACTTGCTTCCCCTGAAAACCATGTTGAAGTACTGGCTGACGGGACAATTTATGAGAGATACGAATCGCTGAAAAACAAGCTGGTATCAGCAATGGACGATTGGGAAGCACTTCACAGTGAGTTGGATAATTTTAAGAATGCCGGCTCCTGA
- a CDS encoding polyprenyl synthetase family protein — MHPIEHLQAKIAASLSNLPIYREPAGLYEPISYTLQQGGKRIRPLLTLIATQMFGGNPDKALPAATAIEIFHNFTLLHDDIIDQAPLRRGRDTVYKKWNINTAILSGDTMFAVAYGQLAGSDPQQLPQLMQVFTKTAIEVCEGQQYDIDFENSGDVTIDAYLNMIRLKTAVLLAASLKIGALIGGAAHQDAEAIYRFGENMGIAFQLQDDLLDAFGDEAVFGKKTGGDIIANKKTYLYLKALECSSPENASALRKWFCTRDSEPQVKIAAVLDLFNKAGVKQHAENLIQDYIKEAMSHLDAIRLVEKARAPLLELLSGMLKRNH, encoded by the coding sequence ATGCATCCGATAGAACATTTACAAGCCAAAATTGCCGCCTCGCTCAGCAACCTCCCCATTTACCGGGAGCCGGCCGGATTGTATGAGCCCATCTCCTATACCCTGCAGCAGGGAGGCAAGCGAATTCGTCCGCTCCTTACGCTGATTGCCACTCAGATGTTTGGCGGCAATCCCGACAAAGCGCTTCCGGCTGCAACCGCCATTGAGATTTTCCATAATTTCACCCTGCTGCACGATGATATCATCGATCAGGCGCCCCTTCGCCGCGGACGGGATACCGTTTACAAAAAATGGAACATCAACACAGCCATTCTGTCGGGCGATACCATGTTTGCGGTAGCTTACGGACAACTGGCCGGATCTGATCCGCAGCAGCTGCCCCAGCTGATGCAGGTCTTCACCAAAACGGCCATTGAAGTTTGCGAAGGCCAGCAATATGATATCGACTTTGAAAATTCAGGGGATGTTACCATTGACGCATACCTGAATATGATCCGGCTTAAGACAGCTGTTCTTCTGGCAGCCAGCCTTAAGATCGGCGCCCTGATCGGAGGAGCCGCCCATCAGGATGCAGAAGCCATCTACCGTTTCGGTGAAAATATGGGTATCGCATTTCAACTTCAGGATGACCTGCTCGATGCTTTCGGCGATGAAGCCGTATTCGGCAAAAAGACCGGGGGGGATATTATAGCCAATAAGAAAACCTACCTCTACCTGAAAGCCCTTGAGTGCAGCAGCCCGGAGAATGCTTCAGCGTTAAGAAAATGGTTCTGCACCAGAGACAGCGAGCCTCAGGTAAAAATAGCTGCGGTTCTTGATCTTTTCAATAAGGCAGGAGTAAAGCAACATGCAGAAAACCTGATTCAGGATTACATAAAGGAAGCGATGTCCCATCTTGATGCCATCAGGCTTGTCGAAAAAGCCAGGGCGCCTCTGCTCGAACTGCTCTCAGGAATGCTCAAACGGAATCATTGA